A DNA window from Amycolatopsis sp. DSM 110486 contains the following coding sequences:
- a CDS encoding cupin domain-containing protein yields the protein MTSDTEGRFSLLEVVLARDIPRHTHHVADECIYVLDGELGVDFDDRVFTATKGMFVLLPHGVPHALRRVSSPPPRLLQISSPGGWECYLEDLFEAGPAVLTDGALDPRKINPIAAEYDIRYEEPA from the coding sequence ATGACCAGCGATACCGAAGGCCGGTTCTCGCTGCTGGAGGTGGTTCTCGCCCGCGACATCCCGCGGCACACGCACCACGTCGCGGACGAGTGCATCTACGTACTGGACGGTGAGCTCGGCGTCGACTTCGACGACCGTGTGTTCACCGCGACGAAAGGCATGTTCGTCCTGCTGCCGCACGGGGTCCCGCACGCACTGCGCCGCGTGTCGTCGCCACCGCCGCGATTGCTGCAGATCTCGTCACCGGGCGGCTGGGAGTGCTACCTGGAGGACCTGTTCGAAGCCGGCCCGGCGGTGCTGACCGACGGGGCGCTGGACCCGCGGAAGATCAACCCCATCGCCGCCGAGTACGACATCCGCTACGAGGAGCCCGCGTAG
- a CDS encoding TetR/AcrR family transcriptional regulator → MSSSPPRKPRADAARNRARILAVARTLLAEHGSEVQLPEVARAAGVGTGTVYRHFPTQRDLVEAAAELRFAEIEEFARTRCLRAEPGHALAGYLHHVGEVLAADRGLSESIEGARQSASSEPRGETRAQLETVVGELIERDRGAGTLRDDCTVADVYMIVGSVSATIRSEAGDWRRLLEIVLDGLRPPTGAR, encoded by the coding sequence TTGTCAAGTTCGCCACCGCGCAAGCCGCGAGCCGACGCCGCGCGTAACCGCGCCCGGATTCTTGCGGTCGCCCGCACCCTGCTTGCCGAGCACGGCAGCGAGGTGCAACTACCCGAAGTAGCTCGCGCTGCCGGAGTCGGCACCGGCACGGTGTATCGCCATTTCCCCACCCAGCGTGACCTCGTCGAGGCCGCGGCCGAACTGCGCTTCGCCGAGATCGAGGAGTTCGCCCGCACCCGATGCCTGCGCGCCGAACCAGGACACGCGCTGGCCGGCTACCTCCACCACGTCGGCGAGGTGCTGGCCGCCGACCGCGGACTCTCCGAGTCGATCGAGGGCGCGCGGCAGTCGGCGAGCAGTGAACCGCGAGGCGAGACCCGCGCCCAACTCGAAACCGTCGTCGGTGAGCTCATCGAGCGCGACCGGGGGGCCGGCACGCTCCGCGACGACTGCACGGTCGCGGACGTGTACATGATCGTCGGGTCGGTCTCGGCGACCATCCGCAGCGAAGCCGGCGACTGGCGGCGCTTGCTCGAGATCGTGCTCGACGGGCTGCGCCCACCGACCGGCGCGCGCTGA
- a CDS encoding asparaginase gives MTTGRTRERGEHVVLLATGGTISSRSRAELDGAAVASDGADDLLRSTGGPHSLPVRVVDVLRVGSYMLDVDDMLLVCARIREALADPAVVGVVVTHGTDTMEETAFLADLVHADPRPVVFTGAQRAADAPNPDGPDNLARALALAGTPDTRDRGVLVCFAGEVFAARGVRKSETLLAHAFSNPDEGRDGWAGDRPEPLPLPDGGAGCRVDLVASYPGADAAHLRASLAAGAAGIVLQGTGIGNANPVLCEAVAEATARGLVVVTSTRVEAGPVVPVYGAGGGKDLLAAGAIPTGLLRPSQSLILLSLLLRLGWSREDIAAAFARRGGEP, from the coding sequence GTGACGACCGGCCGGACGAGGGAACGAGGTGAGCACGTCGTGCTGCTCGCGACCGGCGGCACGATCTCCTCCCGCAGCCGTGCGGAGCTGGACGGCGCCGCCGTCGCCTCGGACGGCGCCGACGACCTGCTGCGCAGCACCGGCGGGCCGCACTCGCTGCCAGTGCGCGTGGTCGACGTGCTGCGGGTCGGTTCGTACATGCTCGACGTGGACGACATGCTGCTGGTCTGCGCCCGGATCCGTGAAGCGCTGGCTGACCCCGCGGTGGTCGGCGTCGTGGTCACGCACGGCACCGACACCATGGAGGAGACGGCGTTCCTCGCCGACCTCGTGCACGCGGACCCGCGCCCGGTGGTGTTCACCGGCGCGCAGCGGGCCGCGGACGCGCCCAACCCGGACGGCCCGGACAACCTGGCCCGCGCCCTGGCCCTCGCGGGCACGCCCGACACCCGCGACCGCGGGGTGCTGGTCTGCTTCGCGGGCGAGGTGTTCGCCGCCCGCGGGGTGCGCAAGTCGGAAACCCTGCTGGCCCACGCGTTCAGCAATCCCGACGAGGGCCGCGACGGCTGGGCCGGCGACCGGCCCGAGCCGCTGCCGCTGCCGGACGGCGGCGCCGGCTGCCGCGTCGACTTGGTGGCGTCCTACCCGGGCGCCGACGCGGCGCACCTGCGCGCGTCGCTGGCCGCCGGCGCGGCCGGAATCGTGCTGCAGGGGACCGGGATCGGCAACGCCAACCCGGTGCTGTGCGAGGCCGTCGCCGAGGCCACCGCGCGGGGCCTGGTGGTGGTCACCAGCACTCGCGTCGAGGCCGGCCCGGTCGTCCCGGTGTACGGCGCCGGCGGCGGCAAGGACCTGCTGGCCGCCGGCGCGATCCCGACTGGGCTGCTACGTCCTTCCCAGTCGCTCATCCTGCTGTCTTTGCTCCTGCGGCTCGGGTGGTCCCGCGAAGACATCGCGGCGGCCTTCGCGCGGAGGGGAGGCGAACCCTGA
- a CDS encoding LacI family DNA-binding transcriptional regulator: MPRAKAAREGDGTAAGDGAAVEHVPTLKDLAQQLGIHPSTVSRVLHSDPESARGAASDATARRIRELAAELGYSPDPQASGLRTRRTRLLGVVVPRLSDLVLAVMYEGVEAEAATIGYSSFVTNSRDDVDEQRRKVELMLARRVDGLIIGDRHLDVDMVLSDLRRRAVPFVLMNRHHPEIPSATCDDTRGGELVAEHLWDKGHRDVCVIAGEAYATTGVDRTAGFVHRWRELGGDIAADDIVLSRFDTQGGREAAEQILASGRRPSALFAVNDFAAIGAMGALRSHGLTVGRDCAVVGFNDTSLAAELPIPLSSVRSPMFEIGQAAVRLLHAVMHGEPAESARLTPTLQVRESSS; this comes from the coding sequence TTGCCCAGGGCGAAGGCTGCGCGGGAAGGCGATGGCACGGCCGCCGGAGACGGGGCGGCCGTCGAGCACGTGCCGACCTTGAAGGATCTGGCCCAGCAGCTGGGCATCCACCCGTCGACCGTGTCCCGTGTGCTGCACTCCGATCCGGAATCGGCACGCGGCGCGGCGTCGGACGCCACCGCGCGCCGGATCCGGGAGCTCGCCGCCGAGCTCGGCTACTCCCCCGACCCGCAGGCGTCCGGCCTGCGCACGCGCCGCACGCGGCTGCTCGGCGTGGTCGTGCCACGGCTGTCCGACCTCGTGCTGGCCGTGATGTACGAGGGAGTCGAAGCCGAAGCGGCGACCATCGGTTACTCCTCGTTCGTCACCAACTCCCGCGACGACGTGGACGAGCAGCGCCGCAAGGTCGAGCTGATGCTCGCCCGCCGCGTCGACGGGCTGATCATCGGCGACCGGCACCTGGACGTCGACATGGTGCTGTCCGACCTGCGCCGCCGGGCCGTGCCGTTCGTGCTCATGAACCGCCACCACCCCGAGATCCCGTCCGCCACCTGCGACGACACCCGCGGCGGCGAACTGGTCGCCGAACACCTGTGGGACAAGGGACACCGCGACGTCTGCGTGATCGCCGGCGAGGCCTACGCGACCACCGGCGTGGACCGCACCGCCGGCTTCGTCCACCGCTGGCGTGAACTCGGCGGCGACATCGCCGCCGACGACATCGTGCTGTCCCGCTTCGACACCCAGGGCGGCCGGGAAGCCGCCGAGCAGATCCTCGCCTCGGGCCGCCGCCCGTCGGCGTTGTTCGCGGTCAACGACTTCGCCGCGATCGGCGCGATGGGCGCGCTGCGCTCCCACGGCCTCACCGTGGGCCGCGACTGCGCGGTCGTCGGGTTCAACGACACCTCGCTGGCCGCCGAGCTGCCGATCCCGCTGTCCTCTGTGCGCTCCCCGATGTTCGAGATCGGCCAGGCCGCCGTGCGTCTCCTGCACGCCGTCATGCACGGCGAACCCGCCGAGTCCGCCCGCCTCACCCCGACCCTCCAAGTCCGCGAAAGCAGCAGCTGA
- a CDS encoding TetR/AcrR family transcriptional regulator, which yields MTTSLSAELWPDVQPETARRLMLAGVESFAKRGYHATTTRDIASAAGMSPAALYVHFPSKAALLFEISRSGHEQTLALVENALEKAEDPVERIRLVVEDFVAWHARRHTVARVVQYELNALPEKEFEVVTELRRRIERIVRDVIAAGAESGAFSVTDSHTAARAVLSLGVDVARWYSERTRQTPAALGKEYSELVLRMLGTRTA from the coding sequence ATGACGACTTCGCTCTCGGCCGAGCTGTGGCCCGACGTGCAGCCCGAGACCGCGCGCCGGCTGATGCTGGCCGGGGTGGAGTCCTTCGCGAAGCGCGGGTACCACGCCACGACCACGCGGGACATCGCCAGCGCTGCGGGAATGAGCCCCGCCGCGTTGTACGTGCACTTCCCGTCGAAGGCGGCGCTGCTGTTCGAGATCAGCCGCAGCGGCCACGAGCAGACGCTGGCCCTGGTGGAGAACGCCCTGGAGAAGGCCGAGGACCCGGTCGAGCGCATCCGGCTCGTGGTCGAGGACTTCGTGGCCTGGCACGCGCGGCGCCACACCGTGGCGCGGGTGGTGCAGTACGAGCTCAACGCACTGCCGGAGAAGGAGTTCGAGGTCGTCACGGAGCTGCGGCGGCGCATCGAGCGCATCGTGCGCGACGTGATCGCCGCGGGCGCCGAGTCCGGTGCGTTCTCCGTGACCGATTCGCACACGGCGGCGCGCGCGGTGCTGTCGCTGGGTGTCGACGTGGCCCGCTGGTACAGCGAGCGCACGCGCCAGACGCCGGCCGCGCTTGGCAAGGAGTACAGCGAGCTGGTGCTGCGGATGCTCGGCACGCGAACAGCCTGA
- a CDS encoding bifunctional polysaccharide deacetylase/glycosyltransferase family 2 protein: MATGRHRPRRGAPAPRAHWFLLIVVLAAVVGLLALHAVVLGEFHSDETAPQMTSSGVPDEVRTGGSLIDDRNGSPDVRRPPDKTLALTFDDGPDPTWTPAVLAVLDRYHVKATFFVTGGHAAEYPGLVRDIAAHGHDIGNHTATHVDLRSASDLRTQLELRFTDLAVAGAAGKSPALVRPPYSATPASIDNPAWASIQRIGADGKIAVLSDTDSEDWQRPGIASIVANSTPKDDRGTVLLMHDAGGDRSQTVAALDRLIPELQAKGWRLGPVSAAVGLGSAGAPAGFGQRAAGWLLIGAVQASGVVASALTVLLIVAGVLAGLRTLVTLITTAMHVRRRRSRRLGAVTAPVTVIVPAYNERAGIEATIRSVLASDHRVALIVVDDGSTDGTAELVEKYVGRRVRLIRQANAGKAAALNAGIAAASTDLVVLVDGDTVLEPGTVRTLVQHFADPGIGAVSGNAKVGNRRGLLGQWQHIEYVIGFNLDRRLYDVLQCMPTVPGAIGAFRRSAVLRLGGIPVDTLAEDTDLTMAMERAGWRVVYEQEARAWTEAPTTLGQLWKQRYRWCYGTLQAVWKHRRAVLERGAAGRLGRRGLPYLLLFQVLLPVLAPLVDAAALFAILTSDGLAVGAYWLVFLALQAIPAGIAFRLDGERLRSLLLLPLQQFVYRQLMYLVVVQSVVTALAGAQLPWQKLQRTGLDADAANLPGGS, from the coding sequence ATGGCCACCGGCCGCCACCGGCCGCGGAGAGGCGCTCCGGCCCCACGCGCGCACTGGTTCCTGCTGATCGTGGTGCTGGCCGCCGTCGTCGGCCTGCTCGCGCTGCACGCCGTGGTTCTGGGGGAGTTCCACAGCGACGAGACCGCGCCCCAGATGACCTCGTCAGGCGTGCCCGACGAGGTGCGCACCGGCGGCTCCCTGATCGATGACCGCAACGGCTCGCCGGACGTGCGGCGCCCGCCGGACAAGACGCTGGCCCTGACCTTCGACGACGGACCCGACCCGACCTGGACTCCGGCGGTCCTCGCCGTTCTCGACCGCTATCACGTCAAGGCCACGTTCTTCGTCACCGGCGGGCACGCGGCCGAGTACCCGGGGCTGGTGCGCGACATCGCGGCTCACGGTCACGACATCGGCAACCACACGGCCACCCACGTCGATCTCCGTTCGGCCAGCGACCTGCGGACGCAGCTCGAGCTGCGCTTCACCGATCTCGCCGTGGCCGGTGCGGCCGGGAAGTCCCCGGCGTTGGTCCGTCCGCCGTACTCCGCCACGCCCGCTTCGATCGACAACCCGGCCTGGGCGTCGATCCAGCGGATCGGCGCCGACGGCAAGATCGCTGTGCTCTCCGACACGGACTCCGAAGACTGGCAGCGGCCCGGGATCGCTTCGATCGTCGCGAACTCGACCCCGAAGGACGATCGGGGAACCGTCCTGCTCATGCACGACGCGGGCGGTGATCGTTCGCAGACCGTCGCCGCGCTCGACCGGCTGATCCCGGAGCTGCAGGCCAAGGGGTGGCGGCTGGGTCCGGTGAGCGCCGCGGTCGGTCTCGGCTCGGCCGGGGCTCCCGCCGGTTTCGGCCAGCGAGCGGCCGGCTGGCTGCTGATCGGCGCGGTGCAGGCCAGCGGCGTGGTCGCGAGTGCGCTGACCGTGCTGCTGATCGTCGCCGGTGTGCTCGCCGGGCTGCGCACCTTGGTCACGCTGATCACCACCGCGATGCACGTCCGGCGGCGCCGGTCGAGGAGGCTCGGCGCCGTCACCGCACCGGTGACCGTCATCGTCCCCGCCTACAACGAGCGGGCCGGGATCGAGGCCACGATCCGCTCGGTCCTCGCCTCCGACCACCGCGTCGCGCTGATCGTCGTCGACGACGGGTCGACCGACGGCACCGCCGAACTCGTCGAGAAGTACGTCGGCCGGCGCGTCCGGCTGATCCGCCAGGCGAACGCGGGGAAGGCCGCGGCGCTCAACGCCGGCATCGCCGCGGCGAGCACGGACCTCGTGGTGCTCGTCGACGGAGACACGGTGCTGGAACCCGGCACCGTGCGCACCTTGGTCCAGCACTTCGCCGACCCCGGAATCGGGGCGGTGTCCGGCAACGCGAAGGTCGGCAACCGCCGCGGCCTGCTCGGGCAGTGGCAGCACATCGAGTACGTCATCGGGTTCAACCTCGACCGCCGGCTCTACGACGTGCTGCAGTGCATGCCGACCGTGCCGGGCGCGATCGGGGCCTTCCGCCGGTCCGCGGTGCTGCGGCTCGGCGGCATTCCCGTCGACACGCTGGCCGAGGACACGGATCTGACCATGGCCATGGAACGCGCCGGCTGGCGGGTCGTCTACGAGCAGGAGGCGCGGGCCTGGACCGAGGCGCCGACGACGCTCGGGCAGCTGTGGAAGCAGCGGTACCGGTGGTGCTACGGGACGCTGCAGGCGGTGTGGAAGCACCGCCGTGCCGTGCTCGAACGCGGTGCTGCCGGCCGCCTGGGCCGGCGTGGCCTGCCGTACCTGCTGCTGTTCCAGGTGCTGCTCCCGGTGCTGGCGCCTCTCGTGGACGCCGCCGCGCTCTTCGCGATCCTCACCAGCGACGGGCTCGCCGTCGGCGCGTACTGGCTGGTTTTCCTGGCGCTGCAAGCGATACCCGCGGGGATCGCGTTCCGGCTCGACGGTGAGCGCCTGCGTTCGCTGTTGCTGCTTCCCCTTCAGCAGTTCGTGTACCGGCAGCTGATGTACCTCGTCGTCGTGCAGTCCGTGGTGACCGCGCTCGCCGGGGCGCAGCTGCCGTGGCAGAAGCTTCAGCGCACCGGCCTCGACGCCGACGCTGCGAACCTGCCCGGCGGCTCGTAG
- a CDS encoding DoxX family protein, which produces MSTTFLVVTLIAVLCNGFSGIAALLHFGPILPGMTRAGVPESWLTFPIGTLKTAGAVGLPAGVLGVPQVGRAAAIGLVLFFVCALYTHTRARDYTAQFGLAVAFLLLNVAALLLGLQAA; this is translated from the coding sequence ATGTCCACCACTTTCCTCGTCGTGACTCTGATCGCCGTGCTGTGCAACGGTTTCTCCGGCATCGCCGCGTTGCTCCACTTCGGACCCATCCTGCCGGGCATGACCCGCGCCGGGGTGCCGGAGTCCTGGCTGACGTTCCCGATCGGCACGCTCAAGACCGCCGGCGCGGTCGGGTTGCCGGCAGGGGTCCTGGGCGTCCCGCAAGTGGGCCGGGCGGCCGCGATCGGCCTCGTGCTGTTCTTCGTTTGCGCCCTCTACACCCACACCCGCGCACGTGACTACACCGCGCAGTTCGGGCTTGCCGTCGCCTTCCTGCTGCTCAACGTCGCCGCCCTGCTGCTGGGCCTGCAGGCCGCTTGA
- a CDS encoding NAD(P)-dependent oxidoreductase: protein MRLTLFAATGGTGGHVLDRAVAAGHDVTAVVRDPGALRASVRTVVADLNDPDPAVLEAAVAGADAVLSGLGPRKAAEYGIVSRGTRAIVTAMRAARVRRLVVVSVAGVLALPTPARPHPPGDPGVGVFVRTVLSPLARLRLGRHYADVARMEDDLRASGPDWTSVQLPVLTNRPPTGHYRTSCEQSVPRGYRIARADAAHFVLACLGMPETVGHSIAVAY from the coding sequence ATGAGACTCACGCTCTTCGCCGCGACCGGGGGTACCGGCGGCCACGTGCTCGACCGAGCCGTGGCCGCCGGTCACGACGTCACCGCCGTCGTCCGCGACCCCGGCGCGCTCCGCGCATCTGTGCGCACCGTCGTCGCGGACCTGAACGACCCCGACCCGGCAGTCCTCGAGGCGGCCGTGGCGGGCGCGGACGCCGTGCTTTCCGGGCTGGGGCCGCGCAAGGCGGCCGAGTACGGCATCGTCTCGCGCGGCACGCGCGCCATCGTCACGGCAATGCGGGCGGCGCGCGTGCGCCGGCTCGTCGTCGTCAGCGTCGCGGGGGTGCTCGCGCTGCCGACACCCGCACGGCCGCACCCGCCGGGCGACCCCGGCGTGGGGGTCTTTGTGCGGACCGTGCTGAGCCCCCTCGCGCGGCTGCGCCTGGGCCGGCACTACGCCGACGTGGCGCGGATGGAGGACGACCTGCGCGCCAGCGGGCCCGACTGGACGTCGGTGCAGCTGCCGGTGCTCACCAATCGGCCGCCCACCGGGCACTACCGGACGTCCTGCGAGCAGAGCGTCCCGCGCGGCTACCGCATCGCACGGGCCGATGCCGCCCACTTCGTGCTCGCGTGCCTCGGGATGCCCGAGACCGTGGGGCACTCGATCGCCGTCGCGTACTGA
- a CDS encoding polysaccharide deacetylase: MTKDIQVAFGIDVDAVAGQLGSYGGEDSPCDISRGMFSGEVGGPRLLRLFERYGLTTTWFVPGHSIETFPDLTRAIVDAGHEIGAHGYSHENPIAMTREQETAILDRSIDLIEKVAGRRPTGYVAPWWEFSPVTNEILLERGIKYDHSLMHRDFEPYYVRVGDSWTKIDYAQPAETWMKPLVRGEETDLVEIPANWYLDDLPPMMFVKASANSHGFVSPRELGQTWQDQFDWVYREMDQATFTMTIHPDVSGRPQVLLMLERLIDHINSHDGVSWLTFDQIADSFLARNPRKGAGS, from the coding sequence ATGACGAAGGACATCCAGGTCGCGTTCGGCATCGACGTCGATGCCGTGGCCGGCCAGCTCGGCTCCTACGGCGGTGAAGACTCGCCCTGCGACATCTCCCGCGGGATGTTCAGCGGCGAGGTCGGCGGCCCGCGGTTGCTGCGTCTGTTCGAGCGGTACGGGCTGACCACGACGTGGTTCGTGCCCGGCCACTCCATCGAGACCTTCCCCGACCTGACCCGCGCCATCGTCGACGCCGGGCACGAGATCGGTGCGCACGGCTACTCGCACGAGAACCCGATCGCGATGACCCGCGAGCAGGAGACGGCCATCCTGGACCGCTCGATCGACCTGATCGAGAAGGTCGCCGGCCGCCGGCCCACCGGCTACGTGGCGCCGTGGTGGGAATTTTCCCCCGTCACCAACGAGATCCTGCTCGAACGCGGCATCAAGTACGACCACTCGCTGATGCACCGCGACTTCGAGCCGTACTACGTCCGGGTCGGCGACAGCTGGACCAAGATTGACTACGCCCAGCCGGCCGAGACCTGGATGAAGCCCCTGGTCCGCGGCGAGGAGACGGACCTGGTCGAGATCCCGGCGAACTGGTACCTCGACGACCTGCCGCCGATGATGTTCGTCAAGGCGTCGGCCAACTCGCACGGCTTCGTCAGCCCGCGCGAGCTCGGCCAGACCTGGCAGGACCAATTCGACTGGGTCTACCGCGAGATGGACCAGGCCACCTTCACCATGACCATCCACCCGGACGTGTCCGGGCGGCCGCAGGTGCTGCTCATGCTGGAGCGGCTCATCGACCACATCAACTCCCACGATGGCGTCAGCTGGCTGACCTTCGACCAGATCGCCGACTCCTTCCTCGCCCGCAACCCCCGGAAGGGAGCCGGGTCGTGA
- a CDS encoding SDR family NAD(P)-dependent oxidoreductase, giving the protein MSEPKAAIVTGAASGIGRALAVHYAHRGVHTVIGTFPGDPHDPAETLRQVEAAGGKAVVHEVDVRSTEQVEAFAQRAVDEFGRLDYAVANAGVLRNSALADLSDERWHDMLDVDLTGVLRTLRAGSTRMGEGGAMVAVSSIAGGVYGWEDHAHYAAAKAGVLGLVRSVAVELGPRQIRANAVIPGLIETPQSLDPVNSLGPDGLARAGGDIPWGRVGRPEEVADVIGFLTSPAAGYVTGQAIVVDGGLTVRMRA; this is encoded by the coding sequence ATGTCTGAGCCGAAAGCGGCGATCGTCACCGGCGCCGCCAGCGGCATCGGCCGTGCGCTGGCCGTGCACTACGCGCACCGTGGTGTGCACACGGTGATCGGCACGTTCCCCGGCGACCCGCACGACCCGGCCGAGACGCTCCGGCAGGTCGAGGCGGCGGGTGGGAAGGCCGTGGTGCACGAGGTCGACGTGCGCAGCACCGAGCAGGTGGAGGCGTTCGCGCAGCGCGCGGTGGACGAGTTCGGCCGGCTGGACTACGCGGTCGCCAACGCCGGCGTCCTGCGCAACTCCGCGCTGGCCGACCTGTCGGACGAGCGTTGGCACGACATGCTCGACGTCGACCTGACCGGCGTGCTGCGCACCCTGCGGGCCGGCTCGACCCGGATGGGCGAGGGCGGCGCGATGGTGGCGGTGTCCTCCATCGCCGGCGGCGTCTACGGCTGGGAGGACCACGCCCACTACGCCGCGGCCAAGGCCGGCGTGTTGGGCCTGGTGCGCAGCGTCGCGGTCGAACTCGGGCCGCGGCAGATCCGGGCCAACGCGGTGATCCCCGGTCTGATCGAGACGCCGCAGTCGCTCGACCCCGTCAACTCGCTCGGCCCGGACGGGCTCGCGCGCGCCGGCGGCGATATTCCGTGGGGCCGCGTCGGCCGGCCGGAGGAGGTGGCCGACGTGATCGGCTTCCTCACCTCGCCGGCCGCCGGCTACGTGACCGGTCAGGCCATCGTCGTCGACGGCGGCCTGACCGTCCGGATGCGCGCGTGA
- a CDS encoding MFS transporter, whose product MSVEPLDLTAPAVDEKRRFPAFSRKSTRTATVLALIAWTIAVFDYGLFGTLLPAMQESFGWTASEAYQINTWIAVGTAIVCFGIGPIIDRLGRRRGMMTTIGGTAIISTLTALIPAALGAVSGVILTVIRSFGGLGFSEQAVNATYMNEVYQVTEDEKRRKRPGFYYSFIQGGWPLGFLLSSALAFVFLDSLGWRALYVMAAVPAAIVVWVIWRKLRETPQFELHQKLTELEKGGRATDAHALAASYGVEHSSASPLKRLWEPAFRRNTIVLSLAWILNFFGIAIFSVLGSSVLKNAKDVSLSSAFWMLIVINAIGYFGYVFHGWLGDRIGRKRTIIIGWIISGLCFALMLSPAASTSFVIILTYGAGLFFLVGPYAAIQYFMAECYPVSCRATGTSFIGAMSQPGTIIGGALFTAVAAGSGTGAAALWVGALGTVVSGVLMIAAKPPVVALREDHADV is encoded by the coding sequence GTGAGCGTCGAACCCCTCGACCTGACGGCGCCCGCCGTTGACGAGAAGCGCAGATTCCCCGCCTTCTCCCGGAAATCCACCCGCACCGCCACCGTCCTGGCGCTGATCGCCTGGACCATCGCGGTGTTCGACTACGGCCTGTTCGGCACGCTGCTGCCCGCGATGCAGGAGTCGTTCGGCTGGACCGCGTCCGAGGCCTACCAGATCAACACGTGGATCGCCGTGGGCACCGCGATCGTGTGCTTCGGGATCGGCCCGATCATCGACCGGCTCGGCCGCCGCCGCGGCATGATGACCACCATCGGCGGCACCGCGATCATCTCCACCCTGACCGCGCTGATCCCGGCCGCGCTCGGCGCGGTCAGCGGCGTGATCCTCACCGTCATCCGCTCGTTCGGCGGGCTCGGGTTCTCCGAGCAGGCGGTGAACGCGACCTACATGAACGAGGTCTACCAGGTCACCGAGGACGAGAAACGCCGCAAGCGCCCCGGTTTCTACTACTCGTTCATCCAGGGTGGCTGGCCGCTCGGCTTCCTGCTCTCCAGCGCGCTCGCGTTCGTCTTCCTGGACTCGCTGGGCTGGCGCGCGCTGTACGTGATGGCCGCGGTCCCGGCGGCGATCGTGGTGTGGGTGATCTGGCGCAAGCTGCGCGAGACGCCGCAGTTCGAGCTGCACCAGAAGCTGACCGAACTGGAGAAGGGCGGGCGCGCGACCGACGCGCACGCGCTGGCCGCGTCCTACGGCGTCGAGCACTCCTCGGCCTCGCCGCTCAAGCGGCTGTGGGAACCGGCGTTCCGGCGCAACACGATCGTGCTGTCGCTGGCGTGGATCCTGAACTTCTTCGGCATCGCGATCTTCAGCGTGCTGGGCAGCTCGGTGTTGAAGAACGCCAAGGACGTTTCGCTGTCCAGCGCGTTCTGGATGCTGATCGTGATCAACGCCATCGGCTACTTCGGATACGTGTTCCACGGCTGGCTCGGCGACCGGATCGGCCGCAAGCGCACCATCATCATCGGCTGGATCATCTCCGGCCTGTGCTTCGCGCTGATGCTCAGCCCGGCCGCGAGCACTTCGTTCGTGATCATCCTGACCTACGGCGCCGGGTTGTTCTTCCTGGTCGGCCCGTACGCGGCCATCCAGTACTTCATGGCCGAGTGCTACCCGGTCAGCTGCCGGGCCACTGGCACGTCGTTCATCGGCGCGATGAGCCAGCCCGGCACGATCATCGGCGGCGCCCTGTTCACCGCGGTCGCGGCGGGTTCGGGCACCGGGGCGGCGGCCCTGTGGGTCGGCGCGCTCGGCACCGTGGTCTCCGGTGTGCTGATGATCGCCGCCAAACCGCCCGTCGTCGCCCTGCGAGAGGACCACGCGGATGTCTGA
- a CDS encoding SDR family NAD(P)-dependent oxidoreductase translates to MTARTVVVTGGASGIGQAIATAFRANGDRVAVLDRSAGADVIAVDVSDEDSVRSAFSSVRTEFGVVDVLVNSAGLLTESPVEDMDLAVWNETIAVDLTGVFLCCREVLKPMRAQRWGRIINISSQLGIKGGTGLGHYSAAKAGVIGFTKAVALEVAADNVLVNAIAPGPIETPLVDGISEAWKVAKRAELPLGRFGTPQEVAPAALLLADDPGGNLFVGQTLGPNSGDVMP, encoded by the coding sequence GTGACCGCCCGGACCGTCGTGGTCACCGGCGGCGCCAGCGGCATCGGCCAGGCCATCGCGACGGCGTTCCGGGCCAACGGCGACCGCGTCGCCGTGCTCGACCGGAGCGCGGGCGCCGACGTGATCGCCGTGGACGTGTCCGATGAGGACAGTGTGCGTTCGGCGTTCTCCTCGGTGCGCACCGAGTTCGGGGTGGTCGACGTCCTGGTGAACTCGGCCGGTCTGCTCACCGAGTCGCCGGTCGAGGACATGGACCTGGCGGTGTGGAACGAGACCATCGCGGTCGACCTGACCGGGGTGTTCCTGTGTTGCCGGGAGGTGCTCAAGCCGATGCGGGCACAGCGGTGGGGCCGGATCATCAACATCTCCTCGCAGCTGGGCATCAAGGGCGGCACCGGCCTCGGCCACTACAGCGCGGCCAAGGCCGGGGTCATCGGGTTCACCAAAGCGGTGGCGCTGGAGGTGGCGGCGGACAACGTACTGGTCAACGCCATCGCCCCCGGCCCCATCGAAACCCCGTTGGTGGACGGCATTTCCGAGGCCTGGAAGGTGGCGAAGCGGGCCGAGCTGCCGCTGGGCCGGTTCGGCACCCCGCAGGAGGTCGCCCCGGCGGCGCTGCTGCTGGCCGACGATCCGGGCGGAAACCTGTTCGTGGGGCAGACGCTGGGGCCGAACTCCGGCGACGTGATGCCCTGA